AACGAGAGGTGGTCTCCATCGATCGATTAAAACCTGCCCATGTTGATTTCTCCATTCCAGTCCCGACTGCAGTTCCTATTCCCCCTGGCCGTGCTACTACTTCCTGCAAATCTACTGCGACCCCTAATACCCATACGGTTGCATCCCATACCAAACCACGACGAAACCCTTATCGCAAGGCTCGTCCTAATGACTATGTTGATCAAtaagtttttgttgtttttttgtgtttgcttgtttttcctttttgttcccGTCAATGCCACCCCCAGTATTATCCCAGATGTTCgctctagtttagcaatctctgaatgtgtaccgaaaggtggtacacggacaaaaattccaaaatataggaagactttgttcaaaaagagttgtaaactagcaaaaaggctgaagagcacttcgaatcaaGTAATTGTGactagtctccaaaaaaagctggacgtagttcagggtaagattaaggcctccatcgaatatgaccagttacaaactgattgtaaggtggttcaggaggtcagatCGAATgcgaaggcttttttctcttatgcaaactctaagagaaaaatgaaacactccgttgagccttttgaggttgatagggaagccattaacaatgtagagactatggctaatatgcttggagatcagttcttcagtgtgttttcaaccccactgagttcagaagcgacagctcattgctctgatgatgagtctgttgagattgacaaggtcagtcaagttgaacatttcgatgatcttgtagtcgcagatcaagatgcattagagtccatcaagggcttgaggctttcaagttctcctggtcctgatggcgtgacatctcagtttctgatgagatgctcactggttcttgctcctgttttctcgtacttgatgcgctgcatcttggatcaaggcaagtttccatcttcactaaagttagctcatgttgttccaatttttaaagggggagataagtcgctccccagtaactataggccgataTCTCTCACtccgaatattgcgaaggtgtttgagaagatcatgaagttcaaacttgtacttttgttgaatttcttgaaatcaatgaagtccttcctcctggccagtacgggttccgagcacattttagcacggttacccaactgattgagcacttagagcaggtcattgagggactggaaagacacgaaTTAGTTGATGTTGTCATCTTGATTTTaaccaaggcctttgataaagtagatcatggacttttgttgaatagacttcatgacattgggatccaaggcaaggttctcaattggataagaagcttcattcatgataggaaacaatttgttaaggttgagggatcccttagtgacttCCATGATGTCGAGTCAGGTATTCCCCAGGGCTcctccatcttagggccccacctttttataatattcattgccccacttcaaaagcttgatattacTACTAGTCTCTCTTaatcttcttatgctgacgatacaaagttagtttctggtaggaatggccaagattgcactagcctggcaaaggacctagaaagaatctactcttgggttactgagagcaatatggccttaaatgaaatgagattCTCCTCAATGCCCTTAGGGACAACTCGtagataatgaaggtaaaAATATTAAGCAGGTTTCGTCCACAAGTTTTTAATCAAACATTCTGATCAACCACACCAGAAACAAGAGTTTTTAAAaagcaatatattttttttccttctctcactTCAGAGTTCAGACAAGAAGCAAGTACAAATCAGCCCCAGAGCCTAaggaaagtttcaaaaaaatcaagaatggCTTCATTTCATACGTGAACATGTTTCGATggacaaaaaataatttgaataGCACACTCAGCTTTCAAACCACTTGCTAGCTATATGTAAAAAAAGGGACTTTAAAGTCATAATATGACTCAgaagatttcattttctcaatgATCCAAGGCTAGTTTACAACTGGAAATTAGTATAACTTGAGTATTTTTGTCTGATATGCTACAAATTTTAGATGACTTGGATTTtacttcaatttgattttcattcaaatgccGTGGAAAActaaattttgttttgtttctgtGGGAAGCAAAGTCATATTGGCAGATATTTTCATGGCTTATCCTCTTAACCGCTTTCCCTTATGCCGCgcaaccaatctgagttgagaatttcttTCGACGCAGAATTtcattggttcttggaaggggttaagcggataagccacgaaaacaGCAGCCATTAAGGGAGTGCAAATATCATTTGCCCTGTGACCCGTCTtgcaaagagagagagaagcgGTCAGAAAATATCGGATCCGTACTCACCCAAAAGAGGATAGGTTCCCAATGGATAACAATAAATTTGATCCCAAGTGGCCTCCTCTGTGTCACAAGTCAAACAATCCAAGTTGTTATAAGCGATGAACTGTGCCATTCCGCTGGAGTGATCCTCATACAAAACTGGCATGTAATATTTGTCGCAAATCTCTTTTTGGAGAGCATTACTGAATTGTGGACTTCTACATCCATTTAGCTCCGGAATGCAATAACGACTGCCGTTGACTTTCCGCAATTTCGCCAATAACGAGCTAGACAACTCGCCTAGCCAACATTGCTGAcaaaagctgtttttgaaCCAGATTTTTTCATCCAATGTCTTGTTGAAATCGTCAAGGATCTCGCACATGGATCGGATCGTGGCATCCGAGAACGAAGGAGGACACTGAGAGACTACATACACGCCCAAAGCCTAGAaacaacaatgaaaaacaattctTTTCGTTAGAATAGGGCATATACGTTTAACATGggaaatgtattgattgtacATTATAGCATAGATTCTCTTTCATGAGGTGTTAGATTTTACTAACCTCTTCCATGGATGGATGCATGGCGAAGCATTGGACTTCGCCATGGTGATGCAAGATGACCGGAGTCACGCCCTGAGGACAATAATCGGTATAGTCTTTACAACAATCCCCAAAGAAATTGCAGTCTTCATCGCAAGCACATAAGCTCTCCAATGGTTTTGTGGTCCCAAAATAGTCCCCACAACGACCCTTGCACGACATTCGACTGAGGCATCGAGGATCGTCGGGTGGGATCTTGGAATCATCCAACATCCATTTGGAACAACCTACGTAAAGGTAGATGGGGCCGAATTGTCATGGACAAAGATAAATTTTTATGTTCACCATTAATGGCGTTTAAACTCACTAATTTGTCCAAGAAGCACCGTGGAAACCACGAGGAAACATCGCTGCGCCATGATTGACTGACAATGGAGGGAAGCACGCAAATGTTTGACTATCGCCAGACTTTATTGTTGTCACAGGAAAGTGGTTAATGGatcacacatacacacatattCGATTACGCTTAAGATAACGCTTACTCATTCCAATTCAAACTCAGCCTTTCCCTAGCCTTGTGGGGCGAGTATTTTTCCAACAGATTTTTCCCGTGAAAGTTATTGCGGAGACAAATCCCAGAGGAGTCTAGAGCTTCTATTACAGGATCTTGGTAAAGGGTCATGTTTTGCCGGACTTTCTTCAATGGGATCACATTTCTACCTcgttccaattgttccatcTCTATCTGATCCAAGTCGTGATAGAAGGATCGCTCCAAATCGAGCTCCTGTTGCGTTTTCTTTTGGGCACAATCAGCCTTCATTTGGGTCCAATCTCTTCTTTGTTGAATCAACTCTGCGGATTGCTTGTCCCAAAAATCGATCAGTTGggtctttttgttttggatgcGACTCATAGTTGATCGTGTTCGCCTAAGGTGTTCCGCAAGGTCGCGTTGTTGCTTCTCAAACAATTCAAGCTTCTCATTCTTAACTTGACAGCGAAGATCTTCTTTGAtgatttgatctttctctCGAAATTCCTTCAATTGTTCCAGGTGCTCTAACTTGATCTTTTCGGCTTTGGAGATGTCCTCATGGTgtcttttttcgttttcagaCAATTGAAGCGCGATTTTCTCGTCCTCCTTCTTCAAACTTTCCTCTGCCTTGGGGAGAACGTCCTTAGCATAACTGAAATTAAACATGCATCAGAAAAACATGTCAGCAAAAAGTGAGCATGAAGACGAACCTTTCTTTAGCTCGGAATTGCTTCTTTCCAATGTCCACCACcctatttttcatcattttttcaaagtgcTCCTTGCGTTTGTAGAGAGATTCTTGGATCGCTCTCGCTTTGGCCAGTTCCCTCGCTTCAAGTTCTAGCGTCTCTTTCAGTTTCTCCTGATGAATCCTCGTTATTTCCTTTTGAGATTGGTGGAAGGCTTTCCGGTCATATTTATCCAGTTGCTTCTTCAAGTGGTTCTCCACTTCTAGTGATTTGGCGACACTCTCGTAGTTTTGACGTTCCAATCGGgattcttcttctctctttcgctcttgCTATTCCAGCTCTGCCATTTGTTTATGTTGAAGATCTTGAAGCCGTTTGTATTCCTCGATTTTGGCCCTTTCTCTAGATGATTGGAGACATGGATAGAAGTATGCATGGCTACTTGGTATCTACTCTGTATTCTACCTTTCTTTCAAGATGCCCTCATATTTGTCGAACTGGTCTCGAACACTTCTTTCCAAAGTCCGTTGCCGAGCCTCCTCCATCCAAGATTTCCTTTGCTTGTCCTTTATGTTCTTCTCGTTTATGGCAATGATCtagaaatcaaatcaagcaCGATTACATTAGTGATGGGAATCCTCATGACGACGAGAATTGATTGTGGACACACCTCACTCTGTAAAAGAGCTTGTTGGATTTGAGAGTGACGCTCATCTTGGCATCTTAGCATCTCTTTGGCGGCTTGGATTTTGTCCCATTGTTGGTGCTTCTTCTCTACccgaatcttggccatttcagCTTCATCTCGAGCTTCTTCAGCTTGGGCTTGTTCCTCCTTAAGCCTGATTAGTCTTTGGGCCTCAAGAAGCTCCTTTTCCGAAAGCACAGGATGAGGTTTACTGGACCAAGCACGTTTCCGCAGCTCCTCAAGAGGTATGGGATTGGAAGGTGGTTCCGTGGCTTGGATGATGCGATCCCATTGCCTTGGAGAGAATTGTAATTGCCCACGGCCTTGAATTGGAGGATCTGAAACCAGAGGATACTTGTCTTCGGGCAGCTTTCCGCCTTTGAATTGCTGGTAACTTTCGGAATATTTTACGGCGGCTTGACCGATGGGAAATGGGATCTTCTTGGGAATCAGAATCTCCCTTTCGATATGTTCCagtgtcattttcaaatagaAGTGGGATCTATTGTTTACTCTTGTCAGTTGGAATGCTCTTTAAACAAGTTTGATCAATAATCGGATTTCAGGGAAAGGAGGGAGTTGTCCCtttcttgaacattttttcccaGGTGAAAGCTTTCTAACAGATAATTTCACGGCAatcacagaaaaaaaaatgctccatAAAAGTTCTCACACTTATCAAAAGAATTCACCGCTTCTCTGCATCTGTTACACAGAACGTTGGGCGTTCCTCAGTAAATGGTACGGATTTTGGTCCCACTTTCCGTACTTTGACTAAAATTGAGTAACTCAACTCTCAACCATTCCTCGTCAAAGATTGCAGTGACGTTACATTTCCTATATTCCAAATAGCCAGTACTTCAGGACCATTTTTGCATCATGACCATACctctatggggacgtttaggcaagctctggaaggttcgtttgtttgctggtaccagtgtcagtgatgcaagtttggggcttcaaacacgtttttgagaggctgacccttctttcacattgctataaGAGGAGAGGtcagttttgttaaaaccagtttgaaaacgccaattttgcatcactagcattggcaggcaagtttgtttgctggtaccgacgcttgcctaaatgtccgaatattcctgataaatgaaatgaacatttttatCACATAAGGGAAATTCAACCTATCGGACTATCAAATAACAACAAGAATTTGTGGCTTACAGTTGAATTCATCAGGATCCACTTAACAAAAGTGATTGCTAATTAATACTGAAGAGATGCTTGACCCCCAAAGCTTCAAAATCCCTTTCATTGCACTTGTAAggagaaagattgaaaaaaatgaatgctacTTTGGAGTGCAAAAAAAGAACGGATAACGATTATCTTTTGGGTCTTTTGGGTCGTCACAATTACACCACTGTTATGAATTGATGCTCGTGCTCATTCAAGTTAATCTAGCCATGTATATAATAACCGAACAAGTCAAGAAATAAAGAGTCACGAGGCGTTCACAACAACCACTATTAAATGTAATGGGATCACAGTTCCCGTtgcgaaaaaaggaacgaattaccgtaatttcgttactattGCACTGCTATAATGAGAAGGCACACCTTCGATCCAGGGTTGTCCCCTTTTATTaaaatttcaagtttgtcaATTGAACTGAACAAACCCATGTCAATTTACCCAGTAAACCTTTGACCAAtgtttattttatagttaGCTTTCATTACATATTAGTTATAGAATGCTTGGTCCATCGAAAAAAACAGGACCAAATCGAAACCGTGACTTGGTTTGATATCATCTCTGAATATAAGTTTATTACATGATCCCAGCCAAATGGAATACTTTGATTTAAGCGACATGCTTACGAATGTTAATCTGATCAAAGAAGGCCTTGTGCCAAACTAAATGTTGTTAGCTTTGTGAATATAAGAACAGAGACCCGATGACaggaaatcatttcaaattgtgaaTCGCAAGATAGAAATGGCGAAATTTTTAAAAAGGTCCTCAGGTTCGTTTATTTGATTAGGATTACGTGTTTTGTACTTGATGGAAGGAGAAGTGTAGTTATGTTGTAAGATAGAGTGCTCGAAATCTGTTTTAGAAGTATGCAGGAAATAAAGCACGCAAGATTCATTGTTTGCTCCACAGGAATGTCATTCAAGTCGTTATTGCTTAATATTCGCCTTCTTCATCGCCTTCGCCTTCCAAGGAATCAATGCCAACCTCCTCATAGTCCTTTTCCAGTGCTGCCAAATCTTCTCTGGCTTCAGAGAACTCGCCCTCCTCCATTCCCTCTCCGACATACCTAGAAGACACATCAAAATTGAGGATGACCAACATTGACTACGTACATATCCGTTCATACTCTATGTATCGAAATAACTCACCAATGAACAAAAGCTCTCTTGGCATACATGAGATCAAACTTATGATCTAAACGGGCCCAGGCTTCAGCAATGGCCGTGGTATTGGACAGCATGCAGACGCATCGGGGCACTTTGGCCAGGTCTCCGCCAGGCACCACGGTGGGCGGTTGATAATTGATGCCAACCTTGAACCCTGTGGGACACCAGTCGACAAATTGGATGGTCCGCTTTGTCTTGATTTGGGCAATAGCTGCATTGACGTCTTTGGGAACAACGTCACCTCTGTATAGCATACAGCACGCCATGTACTTCCCGTGGCGAGGGTCGCACTTGACCATTTGGTTGGCGGGCTCGAAACAGGCATTGGTGATCTCGGCCACCGTCAGTTGCTCGTGATAGGCCTTTTCGGCCGAAATGACCGGCGCATACACGGCCAATGGGAAATGAATCCTCGGGTAAGGAACCAGATTCGTCTGAAACTCAGTCAGGTCCACATTGAGAGCTCCATCGAAGCGAAGAGACGCGGTGATGGAGGACACAATCTGGCCGATAAGTCGGTTCAAATTAGTGTAAGTGGGTCGATCGATGTCCAGGTTTCGACGACAAATGTCATAGATGGCCTCATTGTCCACCATGAAGGCACAATCCGAGTGTTCCAAAGTGGTATGGGTGGTCAAAATGGAATTGTAGGGTTCGACCACGGCAGTAGATACTTGGGGGGCTGGATAGATCGAAAACTCAAGCTTGGATTTCTTTCCGTAATCCACCGAGAGTCTTTCCATGAGTAGTGAGGTGAACCCCGATCCAGTTCCACCGCCGAAGGAATGAAAGATGAGGAACCCCTGGAGTCCAGTGCATTGGTCGGCCAATTTCCGGATCCGATCCAAAA
This genomic interval from Tigriopus californicus strain San Diego chromosome 6, Tcal_SD_v2.1, whole genome shotgun sequence contains the following:
- the LOC131881965 gene encoding uncharacterized protein LOC131881965 isoform X2, which gives rise to MTLEHIEREILIPKKIPFPIGQAAVKYSESYQQFKGGKLPEDKYPLVSDPPIQGRGQLQFSPRQWDRIIQATEPPSNPIPLEELRKRAWSSKPHPVLSEKELLEAQRLIRLKEEQAQAEEARDEAEMAKIRVEKKHQQWDKIQAAKEMLRCQDERHSQIQQALLQSEIIAINEKNIKDKQRKSWMEEARQRTLERSVRDQFDKYEGILKERERAKIEEYKRLQDLQHKQMAELE
- the LOC131881965 gene encoding uncharacterized protein LOC131881965 isoform X1, with protein sequence MMKNRVVDIGKKQFRAKESYAKDVLPKAEESLKKEDEKIALQLSENEKRHHEDISKAEKIKLEHLEQLKEFREKDQIIKEDLRCQVKNEKLELFEKQQRDLAEHLRRTRSTMSRIQNKKTQLIDFWDKQSAELIQQRRDWTQMKADCAQKKTQQELDLERSFYHDLDQIEMEQLERGRNVIPLKKVRQNMTLYQDPVIEALDSSGICLRNNFHGKNLLEKYSPHKARERLSLNWNE
- the LOC131882185 gene encoding tubulin alpha-1A chain-like; its protein translation is MRECISVHIGQAGCQIGNACWELYCLEHGIQPDGQMPSDKTLGAGDDSFNTFFSETGAGKHVPRAVFVDLEPTVVDEVRTGTYRQLFHPEQLITGKEDAANNYARGHYTIGKEIVDLVLDRIRKLADQCTGLQGFLIFHSFGGGTGSGFTSLLMERLSVDYGKKSKLEFSIYPAPQVSTAVVEPYNSILTTHTTLEHSDCAFMVDNEAIYDICRRNLDIDRPTYTNLNRLIGQIVSSITASLRFDGALNVDLTEFQTNLVPYPRIHFPLAVYAPVISAEKAYHEQLTVAEITNACFEPANQMVKCDPRHGKYMACCMLYRGDVVPKDVNAAIAQIKTKRTIQFVDWCPTGFKVGINYQPPTVVPGGDLAKVPRCVCMLSNTTAIAEAWARLDHKFDLMYAKRAFVHWYVGEGMEEGEFSEAREDLAALEKDYEEVGIDSLEGEGDEEGEY